A single window of Ananas comosus cultivar F153 linkage group 17, ASM154086v1, whole genome shotgun sequence DNA harbors:
- the LOC109722925 gene encoding rapid alkalinization factor-like, translating to MPLQRVFLVSFSLILSTYLVCITGTEAKTSNMRGYNDSSSRIGDRELEAEFLMDTEAHRRFLEQGKNIDYGALNSDRPACNAGAGKPYSGNCVPASSGNKHGRGCEIYDHCRSGHR from the coding sequence ATGCCTCTCCAGAGGGTCTTCCTTGTATCCTTCTCTCTAATTTTGAGTACTTATTTGGTGTGCATAACTGGCACTGAGGCTAAAACTAGTAACATGCGCGGTTATAATGATAGTAGTAGCAGGATAGGCGACCGGGAATTGGAAGCAGAGTTTTTGATGGACACGGAGGCGCACCGGAGGTTCCTGGAGCAGGGGAAGAACATCGACTACGGCGCGCTCAACTCCGACCGCCCCGCCTGCAATGCCGGCGCCGGCAAGCCCTACTCCGGCAACTGCGTTCCCGCCTCGTCCGGCAACAAGCACGGCCGCGGGTGTGAAATCTACGACCACTGCCGCTCCGGGCACCGCTGA
- the LOC109722670 gene encoding putative serine/threonine-protein kinase, which yields MSGLILAVILVKFLQSQNSDKNSEKDNPTEGRMQGKVIDKWSGLYKFTKAEIEKAINYGNTKVCLGSGSAGQVYQGVLPSGQLVAIKHIFKTAMLESFTWEVEGLSRIRHVNLVGLFGYCDEDGEKYLVYEYCSNGNLAHNLLRNDSVLSWATRVNILRDCAVALRFLHTHPDGCIVHRDIKLTNILLTENMKPKLADFGLAKLLKMEESKVFTDVRGTIGYMDPEYIVHAKLTCASDIYSFGIVALQLLSGRKVIELDIQARDSLTKRAKDVVNGKRPIDDIIDSRLKGELNLGDFESILQVAVLCVASSSKGRPTIKDLVEEMDRACSNTSGMAARTRKVTHMQSLSVSLSSEMSEV from the exons ATGTCCGGATTGATTCTTGCGGTTATTCTCGTGAAGTTTTTGCAAAGCCAGAACTCTGATAAAAATTCTGAGAAAGACAATCCAACAGAAG GGAGAATGCAAGGAAAAGTGATCGATAAATGGTCAGGGCTCTATAAATTCACAAAGGCTGAGATCGAGAAGGCCATAAACTACGGTAATACAAAGGTGTGCCTCGGCTCGGGGAGTGCAGGCCAAGTCTACCAGGGTGTTCTTCCTAGTGGCCAGCTCGTAGCGATTAAGCACATATTTAAGACTGCAATGTTGGAATCTTTCACTTGGGAGGTCGAAGGCCTCTCGAGGATACGCCATGTGAACTTGGTTGGCCTCTTTGGCTATTGTGATGAGGATGGAGAGAAATACTTGGTTTATGAGTACTGTTCTAATGGAAATCTGGCTCACAACCTTTTAA GGAATGATTCAGTTCTTTCATGGGCTACAAGAGTGAATATTCTGAGAGATTGTGCTGTTGCTCTGAGGTTTCTTCACACTCATCCCGATGGCTGTATTGTTCATAGAGATATCAAG CTAACAAACATACTATTGACGGAGAATATGAAGCCAAAGCTCGCAGACTTTGGCTTGGCGAAGTTGCTCAAGATGGAAGAGAGCAAAGTTTTCACAGATGTTAGGGGAACCATAGGCTACATGGATCCCGAGTACATAGTTCATGCCAAGCTTACTTGTGCCAGTGATATTTACAGCTTCGGCATCGTGGCCTTGCAACTTCTATCCGGCCGAAAAGTGATCGAGTTGGACATTCAAGCACGCGATTCTCTAACAAAGAGG GCAAAAGATGTTGTTAATGGAAAGAGACCAATCGACGATATCATCGACTCGAGGCTTAAAGGGGAGCTCAACTTAGGAGACTTCGAATCGATATTACAAGTTGCCGTTCTTTGCGTTGCTAGCTCGAGCAAAGGGCGCCCGACAATAAAGGATCTCGTCGAGGAGATGGATAGAGCATGCAGTAACACATCCGGCATG GCTGCGCGAACAAGGAAAGTGACCCACATGCAATCCCTCTCAGTATCGCTCTCTTCGGAAATGAGTGAAGTGTAG
- the LOC109723350 gene encoding receptor-like kinase TMK4 — translation MGKKGSSLLPPSCRHLLLPLFLFLFPCCWAGKSADDAQAMSDLARSLSNLPASWKPGADPCSPEWEGVTCGGGRVTDINLARLSLSGSLPPSLSSLSGLKSLQLQRNRLTGPVPSLAGLSSLERLVLDSNAFSALPADFLSGLSSLQYLSLDDNPFTPWPLPSAALAGLATLTTFSASNASITGPIPDVFSSLPNLVALRLSYNSLSGPLPPSLAGSLVETLALNNQKSPDKLSGPIDVVAAMPQLTLVWLQSNAFSGPIPDLSDLTALQSFNVRDNALAGPVPASLPAIKSLQNVSLSNNRLQGPFPRFDPRVTADLDVAAGFGYPLALAGSWTGNDPCGAAAGGWLGVTCDARGSNVTVLNFANQNFSGTISPSLASLTSLTKLILANNRLHGPIPDSLAALPQLQLLDVTNNTLSGKVPSFPSSVTLKLSGNSFGNSNSGGDGTPGSSPGDDQASKSKSSVIAGTVVAAVVLIVCSAALLVHYRRKKNTKKFGPIPTGSPPREPEMVKIGVVGTNGTGSGGGISQLYSQSSVESATTNIYESQGLHMSIQSLRKATDNFSESNILGRGGFGIVYKGDHNGTPIAVKRNECELMGKKGQEEFRAEIDVLRKVRHRNLVALLGYCDNDNERLLVYEYMPGGTLGQHLFDRHVSGYPPLTWKQRLTVALDVARGIEYLHSLAQETFIHRDLKPSNILLDKDTRAKVSDFGLVKLAADNDKSMMTRLAGTFGYLAPEYAFTGKVTTKVDVYAFGVILMELITGRKVLDDSLPDEESHLVSCFRRNILDKERFIKCVDPTLDLDDEARCGLMEVADLARHCTAREPFQRPDMSHCVNCLSPLVDQWKPMSYEDDDADVESSLGLNERLEKWKYSDTTSTTELFD, via the exons ATGGGGAAGAAGGGATCCTCCCTTCTGCCCCCCTCCTGCCGCCATCTCCTGCTGCCGCTGTTTCTGTTTCTGTTTCCTTGTTGTTGGGCGGGCAAGTCGGCGGACGACGCGCAGGCGATGTCGGATTTGGCGAGAAGCCTGTCGAATCTGCCGGCGTCGTGGAAGCCCGGCGCGGACCCGTGCAGCCCGGAGTGGGAGGGCGTGACCTGCGGCGGGGGGCGCGTGACCGACATCAACCTCGCCCGGCTCTCCCTGTCCGGCAGCCTgcccccctccctctcctcgcTCTCCGGCCTCAAGTCCCTCCAGCTCCAGCGCAACCGCCTGACCGGCCCCGTCCCCTCCCTCGCCGGCCTCTCCTCCCTCGAGCGCCTGGTCCTCGACTCCAACGCCTTCTCCGCCCTCCCCGCCGACTTCCTCTCCGGCCTCTCCTCCCTCCAGTACCTCTCCCTCGACGACAACCCCTTCACCCCCTGGCCCctcccctccgccgccctcgccggcttAGCCACGCTCACCACCTTCTCCGCCTCCAACGCCAGCATCACCGGCCCCATCCCCGACGTCTTCTCCTCCCTCCCCAACCTCGTCGCCCTCCGCCTCTCCTACAACAGCCTCTCGGgccccctccccccctccctCGCCGGCTCCCTCGTCGAGACCCTCGCCCTCAACAACCAGAAGTCCCCCGACAAGCTCTCCGGCCCCATCGACGTCGTCGCCGCCATGCCCCAGCTCACCCTCGTCTGGCTCCAGTCCAACGCCTTCTCCGGCCCCATCCCCGACCTCTCCGACCTCACCGCCCTGCAGTCCTTCAACGTCCGCGACAACGCCCTCGCCGGCCCCGTCCCCGCCTCCCTCCCCGCCATCAAGTCGCTGCAGAACGTCTCGCTCTCCAACAACCGCCTGCAGGGCCCCTTCCCGCGGTTCGACCCCCGCGTCACGGCCGATCTCGACGTCGCCGCCGGCTTCGGGTACCCGCTCGCGCTGGCCGGCTCCTGGACGGGGAACGACCCCTGCGGGGCCGCGGCCGGCGGCTGGCTCGGGGTCACCTGCGACGCCAGGGGCAGCAACGTCACCGTGCTCAACTTCGCCAACCAGAACTTCTCCGGGACCATCTCGCCGTCCCTCGCCAGCCTCACCTCGCTCACCAAGCTCATCCTCGCCAACAACAGGCTGCACGGCCCCATCCCGGATTCGCTGGCCGCCCTCCCGCAGCTGCAGCTCCTCGACGTCACCAACAACACCCTCTCCGGGAAGGTCCCCAGCTTCCCTTCTTCCGTCACGCTGAAGCTCTCCGGAAACTCTTTCGGCAACTCCAACTCCGGAGGGGACGGCACGCCTGGGTCTTCGCCCGGTGACGACCAGGCTTCCAAGTCCAAGTCCTCCGTAATTGCCGGAACGGTTGTAGCTGCGGTCGTTCTGATCGTTTGCTCGGCAGCTCTCCTCGTGCATTACCGCCGAAAGAAGAACACGAAGAAGTTTGGGCCGATCCCGACGGGGAGCCCTCCACGGGAGCCGGAAATGGTTAAGATCGGCGTGGTCGGCACGAACGGAACAGGGAGCGGCGGAGGTATAAGCCAGCTCTACAGCCAGAGCAGCGTGGAGAGCGCAACCACTAATATCTACGAGAGCCAGGGTCTGCACATGTCGATCCAGTCCCTCCGGAAGGCCACGGATAACTTCAGCGAGAGCAACATTCTGGGCAGGGGCGGGTTCGGGATCGTCTACAAGGGGGATCATAACGGGACGCCGATCGCCGTGAAGAGGAACGAGTGCGAACTAATGGGGAAGAAAGGGCAAGAGGAGTTCAGAGCCGAGATCGATGTTCTTCGAAAGGTCCGACACCGGAACTTGGTCGCCCTCTTGGGCTATTGCGATAACGATAACGAGAGGCTTTTGGTCTACGAGTACATGCCGGGGGGCACGTTGGGTCAGCATCTGTTTGATCGGCATGTGAGCGGGTACCCTCCACTTACATGGAAGCAGAGGCTTACGGTGGCTTTGGATGTGGCTAGGGGGATAGAGTACTTGCACAGCTTGGCGCAAGAGACGTTTATTCATAGAGATCTCAAGCCTTCGAATATACTGCTGGATAAGGATACGAGAGCCAAGGTTTCGGATTTTGGATTGGTCAAGCTTGCTGCCGATAATGACAAGTCTATGATGACGCGTTTGGCGGGGACATTTGGGTATCTCGCACCGGAGTATGCCT TTACAGGGAAAGTGACTACCAAGGTGGATGTATATGCATTTGGTGTGATACTGATGGAGCTAATCACTGGAAGGAAAGTACTTGATGACTCCCTTCCCGATGAAGAAAGCCATCTTGTATCTTGCTTCCGGCGAAACATTCTCGACAAGGAGAGGTTCATTAAGTGCGTCGATCCTACACTCGATCTCGATGACGAGGCCCGCTGTGGCTTGATGGAAGTGGCCGACCTCGCACGCCACTGCACGGCACGCGAGCCTTTCCAGAGGCCCGATATGAGTCATTGCGTCAACTGCCTTTCGCCCTTGGTGGACCAGTGGAAACCCATGAGCTACGAGGATGATGATGCTGACGTGGAGTCAAGCTTGGGGCTAAACGAGAGACTCGAGAAATGGAAATATAGTGATACAACTTCCACAACAGAGTTGTTTGACTAG